One Glycine max cultivar Williams 82 chromosome 1, Glycine_max_v4.0, whole genome shotgun sequence genomic window, ctcaacacaatagcatatcaattccacaataattggtctgtcaaacatatataattcactgtaataattataaggataaaatgaaaattgcaaaaacaccccaaaactcattccaattgatatctctaaggatccctacacatgttctcactaattcccaattgtgaataactcatcccttacctctaagcggactcacgtgtcttcagccagcgatagcagcatctctagcggttctctGAGATTCCTCCTATTTTTTCCTCTagctgctccgatagaattcctaAACGTcaaagagaagggattgaagcctccacttgtacgGTCACCATGcgatttatttttctccctccacaaatattatctcgcaaatcccaacggtgaaaacGTGCGAAAtttaatttcgaacaacatatccaaatttaataaaaatccaacggttaaagaaaccgggatcgtagttttaccgagacagctctgggtttctgcgggaaaggaaaatgctacaatgtgaggggtatttctcttagctcagacATAATATAGAAATTCCCAATGGTGAGAATGCTCGTAATTGGGTTTCAaacgtggtgctcaaatttcacgacgatccaacggtgaacgagtccgagatcgtcatttttttGAGACAGGTAAGGTGGCCTGCGGGAAAGAGAGACGGTTTTGggagaagataaaagaaacaaCATTGTGAGGCAGAGGAGGTTGAGGAGTTAGTCTAAAAATTGACCTAGCATGTtgttatttatagctaggggcatttacgatctattgtttactctatttatttatttattattttataaaaacaaactttattttattctctatcaaacaattaaataaaataccctttttattttctctcaaatcattattttaattaataattatatctccttatttatttatttataaaatttcatcatttttttttaaaatctatttatttataaataacaatcctttttaatctagtttacgaaaattgggatgttacaacaaCCACAAGCGTTCCTTTTCACAAACTTCTAAAAGTCATATAAACTCTCTCATTCTTTATTATTCTCCAAAACTTCAAGGTTTTATGGGCTTGGATCTTTTTTAGATACTTTTTTAGAGAAATTTATCAGAGGGAGCAAATAACAAATGCCATTCAGCCTCCAATGGATTAAACACAGTGAAGAATAAACATAAAGTGAAGACACAAAAATTATCATAGAAGAATAAACACAAGCACCTACACTGTTCCTAACAAATTTGCAAAGATGCCTACAGTACAAATTAACGAAATCAAACAATGAGCAACAAAATCAAACAATGAGTACCCACAGTACAAAACCAATGAAATCaaacaactaaataaaaaataaatcacaaattaacaaaaaaaatgaacacaccGTGGCACAACGAGAGTGTGGGTCAAAATTGCAAGGGAAACTTACTTGTGAGAAAATGCTATATGTGGTGCGTGAGAGTGgttgagagggagagagagctaTGGAGAGAGCTAGTGTgctgagagggagagagagcgcTAGCGTCGTGTGTGTGAGAGTGACTGAGAGGAAGAAAGAGTGTGTGCAATGTGAGAGAGTGGCTGAGAGGGAGAGAGCGTGTCTATGAAACTAGAtggagaattttaatttctctattttttgtgagaatttgaaattctcctAATTTAGTCTATTTAaatgctttaaaaaattatgacattTTAATTACTTCTAAAATATCCTATCCAAACAGATTATCTTATAAGAaggcattttaatattttagttaaaatactTTACCCACTTTAAttgctccatccaaacacaaggCTTTTTATAGTATAACCCAATGTgtgttaagaaaattatttttgccccctaacaatttttttagttttgtccCTGAGGATGCATCTATGTATCTAGTAAATTTTACTTAACAAATATTGACTATGATCAAAacttcaattttataataaccattgaacatatgtttttttttttttgtaacatatgtatttaatgaagaattaaattacttatattaattgtgcttaatatcaattttgataattaaaaaataatttttatatttttataattaaatgttaactttgataattttaatattaggtattaacaataaatattatattagtccttatacatatatatagagaaaaatattataataaattattccaGAATAAggtacttattttatttatattattacaaaattttaaaaaattaaatataaaattagtaataatattaattaaaattctgaaataatatttatacaaaataagtagtcacaataaatattatattactcCTTATTTATGCacgtttgtttttaaattagttactctaacatatatttcatttcatgaaaagtaatattctttaatattattacaaaattttataataaatatttaatttgataattttgatattatgtAGTAACATGTCATTTATTATACAATTCTGATAATtgaatgttaatttttatattatatgataatattaatttaatattatgaaaataatgaaataaatattattaaaatatcaattaattaatactaaaatacatagatgatgaaatacattttcaattattatttttcataagaaatatttaaagtaataaaattaaaataataaaatgagcaaatgaaaaaaatgaatatgttttttaatctaGAAAATTCCCCACACCCACCCACACAACATACATACCCACACATATTTCTTCACTAGTAATTATGGTATGTATTTATTAAGTACATTATGTTGAATAACTGAAAATCTAGAAGGGGGTTGAATagattattttcaaatacttaCCAATCCATTCTTTAAggttcaattaaaattaacccCTCAATGTaatcaaattttcttaaaacaagataatacatatttttttaacgaagaaaagaatgaatagacAATTCTATGAAAAGCAAAGTATTATGGCTCTTTTACAATAATTCCATTACCAAGATAATTATCAAAGCAAAGGtttagagaaagagagaattaCAAACGATTTATACTTAAATCTGGTCTAGTCCTAGAAAGACCTACATCTAATTGTTCTAAGATCTCTTAGAACTTCCACTAATAGAGCATCAAGTACAAACACTATGCACAACcaatttcctaaaatactaCTCCTCTCTTGAACCCTACAagagaaagatcaagagttgaAATCCTATCAACTCACATAAACTCCTTAATAACCCTAATCAAGGtcaaaaactagaaagaagTCAAAATAGGATTGAATGCTCTTGAATGTGCAAATCACAATATCGTCAAGTCTTTCTTTCCTTACTCAAACCATgatgaagaatgaatgaatCTTGGTCATCATGAATCTCTCGTTTGAAATGTAGAGTGGTTCCCTTAAATGACTCTCAGAAAGTatttataaaagataagatcTAATCAAGAGTCACTAATGAGAATGAACAAGAGAGAGTATATATAGTTTTAACAGAAAAATAGATTTAATCAATTAACAaatgggttaatcaactaattCGTTCAAATTTCTCGTTTTGCATTCCTAGaaacttggtaatcgattacagaatagTGTGCTCGATTATCTCATTTCACATAGAGTTTCTCAAGCTTCTATGGTTTTTGAAACAATCAATTATCAATTGtggtaataaattattttgaaacacAAAGAGATCCTAAGTTTCTAGACgcaatataatcgattacactatgtggtaattgattatatcaAGCTACGAAGActtctttattttgaaactggcttgggtaatcaattacaaaacttgataattgattaattcGATAAAACTTGTCAATGTTTTAAGAGGAGTAAGTTTTGTTGCATGTTCTAACATTTTGTAATTGATTGCTTAAACTTGGTAATCTATTACACAGTGTTTGAACTAATTGCTTCTTAGAAACTTTGAGATCAATCCATATATCTTCTTATGTTTGATAACCACTAAGCATGGATAAAAGGAACTAAGTCTAAACATCTAAACATGCCTAGTCTAAAAACatccaatacaaatgccacatctttaaatttgtttggcattgcaaaattataaaaaccaaaAGATCCTAAAACTAGTCTTTAAGTCTTCAAACTCTTTGATCCTACAATtccctctttttggttttgatCATGCCAAACCATTTCATGTGTATTGGTGTTTTCCTTTGATCTTGTACATGTTCTACAACATGTTTAACAAACTTATTAGAAGCATATATTCAAATCATAGTAGTTAGGTACGTACACAATCAATCATATCTTAGGTATATACACAATCAATCATatctttctcccccttttggTATCACAAAGCCAAAAAGTGTATcagaataaaaaacataaaataatgtaTAACGCACTAGGTAAACCATAGAAAAGGTCATTTAATTGAAACATATTACATATCGTTaatcaaaatacaaaacaaCTTGATAGAAATTCAACATAATAGATATCACAAAATAACATCAAGACTATGTCCTAGAGAGCTTAGAGGCTAACTATCCTAGACTCTAAAGAGGTCCTAAGGGGATGACTAAGGGAAGAATAATAGATCATCCACATGAGTTGCTCTCATAGCATCCAACCTCTTTGAAATTGTTTCAAAAGACTCCTTCATCTCCCCATAGTCTTTTTTGTGCATCCTCTTGAGCTCATCCATCTTAGCCATCATCATCAGCTCAAAAGGATTCATCAGTTTTTCTTCAACTGTTGCTGCTATTATTGTACCTTCACCTTCCTTAGGCTTTTCAATCCAGCCACCTCCTTCTTCATTTGCTTCAATGTAGTCCATTTGTTTTAGAACCTTGGACTTCACTTCAAATTCTAGCTCTACAAAATCAAAAATCTCATCCTAGGTATCCACCTTGAAGTGATTAAGGATCCTAGAAATCAACATTGCATAAGGACACTTGAATGAGCCAATCCTTTTGGTCTTCATCATGTTGTCTACAACAACATTGACCTAGTCTAGCTTCATCCTCCCTTGCATAAGGCTGATGAGAAATAGATCCTTTTTTGTTAGTTGTGCATGATTGCTCCCCTGGGAGTAATGATCCAGACAATCACATAAGCCAGAAGCATATGTTCCAACAACAAGGGGCTTCTACCAAATCTTTCCTTGCCCATGCCTTTGGACACGATAGTAGTGAATGTAGAGGTATCTTTCATCAAGTTCTTGTATTTGGTTGCCTTTTTTAATTTCACACCATCATCTTTTAGACCTCTATCATTAGCCATCATCCCTTCTGATGACAAACCAACAATTTCTTCCTAAACTCTAGGGTCATCACAATCTACTTCCCCTTCACCTCAACACACATGAAATTAGTATCACCATCAATATAGGCAATAGTATAGAAAACCCTTACCAACTCAGGGTAGAATGCACCCTTCATCTCTACAAGCTTCTTCAATCCATGATACTCAAGGAGTTCTGAAAAGACAAAACCTTAACTCTTCAACATTCCAAGTTCAAAAACTTATCTCTATATGCTTTATCCTAGAATGCATGATAGGATTCTTAGTGAGACTAATGGCACTATTGTTATCATATCTCAAGTGAATATGTTCTAGATGCAAACCAAAGTTAGAAAGTTGTTGTTTAAGCCACAAGATTTGTGCCCAACAACTTCTTGCAATTATGTATTCAACCTCGGCCATAGACAAGGAAGCACACACTTgcttttactattaaaaaaaactagggcATTTTCTAACAAGTGGAAAGTACCATTGGTACTTTTCCTATTAGCTTACATCTGACAAAGTCTGAGTCTGAGTATCCTACTAGAGAGATCTCAATACCCTTAGGGTACCATAGGCCAACATCTAAGGTTCCTTTAAGGTATTTCATAATCCTCTTTACAGTAGAGAAGTGAGACTCCTTAGGACTAAACTGATAGCGTGCACACATGCAAACACTAAACATGATGTCTGGTCTACTAACAGTCAAGTAAAGTAGGGAACTAATGATACCTCGATACTTTGTTTGATCAATAGATTGTCCTTTTTCATCAACACTAAGGTAGAAATTTTTAGCCATATGAGTTGCAACCTCCTTGCATTTGTCCATCTCAAAGTTTTGGAGAAGTTCCTTGCAATACTTTGTTTGATGGAGAAAAGTTCCATGGTCCAATTGCTTTATTTGGAGACccagaaagtaatttaactcccCCATCTTTGAGATTTTAAACTCCCCTGCATCTTGTGCACAAAATCTTCACAAAGAGATTTGTTAGTGGAACCAAAAATGGTGTCATCCACATAAACCTGCACAAGTAAAATGTTATGAGAGGACTTTTTAATGAAAAGCGTTTTATCAACTTTACCTCTCTCAAACTTTTGTTCAAGAAGGAACTTGCTAAGTCTCTCATACCATTGCCTTGGTGCTTGTTTAAGTCCATAAAGATCTTTCTTAAGCTTGTATacatgatttgaatttttatgaTCCTAAAAGCTCCGTGTTTGGGAAACATAAAATTCCTCTTCAATGTATCCATTTAGGAAAACacttttgacatccatttggTATAGTTTGAAATCCATAACACAAGCATAAGCAAATAGAAATCTTACAACCTCTAATCTAGCTACCGGTGCATAGGTTTAACCAAAGTCTATATCCTCTTGTTGGTTATAGCCCTTGGCTACTAGCCTTGCTTTATTCCTAATGATCAAACCatgttcatccaatttatttttaaacaccCATTTAGTGCTAATGGTGTTCATATCTTTAGAATAAGATACCAATTCCCATACATCATTCCTTTTAAATTGGTTCAACTCCTCATACATGGACATTATCCAAAACTCATCTTTAAGTGCCTTCTCTATAGACATGGGTTCTACTTGAGACACAAATGCAGTATGTTCACAAAACAAGTTCAAAGAGTGTCTAGTAGTTACTCCCTTTTCTATGTCTCCAATTATGTTGTCCATAGAGAAATCCCTTAGTGTTCTCCATTCCTTGGGAAAAATGTTGTGTTGTGATAAGGGTCTTTCTTAAGGTTTATTACTCACCACCTCTTCACTCTTTGGATAAGCTTCCCTTGGACTCCTTACATCATCATAAAAAACATTCACCTTTCCCTCCTTTTGGGGATTAGATTCATCATATACAACATGGATAGATTCTTCAAtctttaatgaatttttattgaaaactctATATGTCTTGCTAGTAGATGAGTATCCTAGAAATAAACCTTGGTCAACTTTTGCATCAAACTTGCCAAgtgattattttctattatttaaaacaaagtaTTTACACTCAAATACCTTGAGATGTGATATGTTTTGTTTTCTACCTTTTCAAATCTTATAAGGTGTCAattttaaaataggtcttataaTCACTTTATTGAGAACATAATAAGTTGTACTTACTGCATCTGCTCAAAAGTATTTAGGTAGATAGTTTTCATTTAACATAATTCTTGCTAATTCCTCAAGAGATATATTTTTCATGTccacaactccattttgttgaggagttcttgGACTTGAAAAATTGTGATTAATATCATACTTTTCACAAAAAGTTTCAaaatcctcattttgaaatttaccCTTATGATCACTTCTCAAAGCTTtggtttttaatctttttcattttaaatcaatttggcTAGTTTGTGAAAAGCTTTGAAAGCATTgtttttaaaggataaaaacaaagtccatgtaaatctagaataatcatccaCAATCACTAAGACATAATAGTTTCGTCCTATGTTCATAGTTCTAGAAGGACCAAACAAGTTTAAATGCAAGAGTTCATGTAGTATAGAGGttcaaatcatatttttagatttaaaagaaactCTATATTgcttgcccttttgacatggaTCACATAAACCATCCTTCATAAACTTAAGCTTAGGAAGTCCCTTAACTAGCTCTTTAGATATGAGTTTGTTTAAGTGGTTCCCTTCTATGCCATAGCAAAGAAATATCATCATTACTAGTTCAACATGTCAAATGTGATCATGAAACATAATCAATATTGAGCATGTAGGTGTTACCTATTTGGTTGCCAACAAACTCAATTTTATTGGTGATTGAATTATAAATAGTGCAATAATCttcatttaaaacaattttataaccTTTGTCACACAATTGGCTAATGCTTAGAAGGTTACACTTCAATCCATCCACAAACAAAACATTATCTATCAAGGTAGTTAATGAGTTTCCAATATTACCTATACCAAGAATTTTGCCTTAGTTGTTGTCCCCATAGGTTACATACCCTCCCTCTTTTGCTTTCAATGAGACTAATTTGCTTTTTCCCCCCATCATATGCATTGAACAACCACTGTCCAATACCACATAAGCTCCTTGGCTTCAAGGCATACCTATAAAACAATTTAGAGGGTATTTTAAGGTACCCAAGTGATTTTAGGTCCTTTTTGGTTAGTaacttttgttgtttctttGGGAACCCATCTATACTTCCCATTAGGAACTCCATATCTCCTAATCACACAATTTTTATATGTATGACCTTTATGCATGCAATAGTGACATGTTATAAAAGGAGTACTAGATGCTTTgacaaagttgatttttttttcaaaagcctTTTGTTTCTTGCCAAAAGTATAGCCAAGTCCTTCCTTTTTAAACTTGCACTTTGTTGTGCAAGAAGTGCTTCTACATTATCTCTTCCCATTGTGAATTTGAACAgggtttttagaaaatattaatttttttttatttaagttcctTGCACATTTCACATTGGGAGGGGGAAGACTTGGAAATAGTTTTGTCATTGTAAGAAGAGTTTTCTAATGCTTTTTCAAGTTCctcattttttcaatttgaaactTGACAACTCACTATCTTATCCACATGCCACTTCAACTTTCCCTTGAGAGTGTTCTTGTCTTGAGATAACTATCGAGCCTATTCATTTATCTCATTGAAGACATCTAAAAGTTGATCATAATTTCATCAAGATTAGTTTTAGAATCAGAAGCACTTATTGTGTTTTCAACTTCACGATCCGCCATAAGACAGAGATTTGCCTCTTCTTCATTGCTTGAATAACTTGAAGTACTAGAAGCATTCTCATCCTATGCTACGTaagccttcttcttcttactATGAGCTTTTGGCTTCTTTTCTCCTCTTTATTGTTTCTTTGAGAAAATGAAGCATTCCAATTTTATGTGACCTGGTTTGCCAACCCAAAACAAGTAAAATTAGAGGAGGTTGAGTTGTTCTTCTTAAGCTTCTTCTTGTGTTGAAAGGATCTTACTTTGGGATTTATGTTCTTCACAAACTTCTTGAATTTTCTAACAATCAATGTTAGATTCTTTCTCTCAAAACCTTTTGTACTTTCTTCATCACTCTCACCACTAGATTATGTGGAGGATTTTAGTGTTAAGCCTCTACTTTTCTTCTCCTTAGCTTCCTTTTTTGCCATCCTAGGCATCTTAATTTTATACTCTCTTAATTTTCCAAACAGCCCAGCATGTGTAATGGAGGTAAAATCTTTGGACTCAAAGATTTTTGTGACCTTCGGTTGCCAAGTTATATTAAGGGACTTCAGTATCTTTATATGAGGGAACCTCTTTTGAACATCTCcatttttttctccttgttgCATCCATAAAGTTTTATACTCTTGAATGAGAGAATTCTTCATTTCTCCTCTAACTTCCAGAGTACCTTCATGAGTCACTTGTATTAGATCTCATATTTCCTTTGTCGTAATACATGCTGACACCTTGAAAATTCATCACAATTCAAGGATGAATGAATGATATTCATGGCTTTAGATTTATATTCAACTCTTCTAATTTCATCTACAGACCATGATTCAAAAGGTTTCTCTATAGTTTTGCCTTCAACAACTTGGGTTGGAATTGCGTAACCATTACCACCGCATTCCAAATGCCTTTATTAATAGATTccataaaaattatcattcgAACTTTCCAAAAAGGATAGTGCATGCCACAAAAGAGTGGAAGTTTATTAATGGATGCACCTTCCGCAATGGTAATTGATTTCAAGCCATATCAAAAACTTTTGATAAAATCTTGATTAATTTTCAAGACCCTAGCTGTAATACCAATTGTTAGAATAACCAGGAAtctagaaggggggttgaataaattcttttcaaatatttactAATCCGTTCTTTAGGGTACAATTAAAACTAACCCATCAATGTGATCAAGTTTTCTTAAAAAGAAGATAATAAAGATTTTCaacaaagaaaacaatgaaTACACAATTCTATGAAAAATAGAGTATTATGACCTTTTACAACAATTTCATTACCAAGATGATTGCCAAAGAAAAGGTTtaaagaaagagagaatcaCACCCAAGGTTTATATTGGTTCAATCCTAGAAGGACCTACATCCATTTGTTCTAAAACCCTTAGAACTTCCACTAATAGGTAATCAAGTACAAATACTATGCACAAGTAATTCCCTAAAATAATACTCTTCTCTTAAACCCTACAAGGAAAGATTAGGAGTTGAAATCCTATTGACTCATATAAACTCCCTGATAACCTTAATCAAAGTAAAAAAACTAGTTAGAAATCAAAATAGGATTGAATACACCTGAATGTGCAGATCACAATATCTTCAAACCTTTATTTCCTTGCTTAAACCATgatgaagaatgaatgaatCTTGATCATATGAATTTATCATTTGAAATTTAGAGTGGTTCCCTTAGATGACTCTTAGAAAGTACTTTTaaaagataagatctaattaaGAGTCACTAATGAGAATGAACAAGGGAGGCTATATATagttttaatagaaaaaatagatttaatcgATTCACAACTTGGgtgataaattaattcattcaaatcCCTCTTGTTTTGCATCCCCAAGTAGAGGGCTTCTCAAGCTTCTATGGTTTATgaaataatcgattatcaaCTGCATTAATCACTTATTTTGAAACATAGAGAGCTCCTAAGTTTCTAGACacaatctaatcgattacactatgtggtaattgattatatcGAGCTACAAACCTTGGCAATTGATTAATTCGATAAAACTTGCCAATATTTCAAGAGGAGTAAGTTCTGTTGCATGTTCTAAcattttgtaattgattacttaaACTTGGTAGTTTATTACACAATGTTTGAACTAATTGCTTCTTAGAAACTTTGAGATCAATCCATATATCTTCTCATGTTTGATAGCCACTAAGCATGGATAAGAGGAACTAAGTCTAAACACTGAACATGCTTAGTCTAAAAACatccaatacaaatgccacatctttaaaaatttgtttggcattgcaaaattataaaaaccaaaAGATCCTAAGACTAAAAGATCCTACCCAACAGATCTTATGACTTAAAGATCCTAAAACTAGTCTTCAAACTCTTTGATCCAACAATTGActctaaaatatatgtttttaaaagtattGTTCTTTAATACTATTatagaatttataattaaatattaattttaataattttgatattaattagtaacatgtaatttattttacaattctaataattaattgttaattttgatattaaattaaaataattaaatattatgtaaatattgaaatatatatgaaaattgcattaaaacaatgaattaatatttaaatacatagatattggtttttttaattattttttctcataaagaatatttaaaattaaaataataaaatgagcaTATGACAAAAGAATAATGcatttattaattgttaatgagtagtattttttaaaatatataaataattttagttatttatttactattaattattgtatGCATTCATTAAGTACAattatatcttttctttttcaataaaaattatatttatattatgaaaataaaaatatagtattattgTCTACAGTTTTAAATTTAtctgttaaaaaaatgtgattcgtGATAATAATTCAtggtaattaaatttatttattttttatttaggttCAATCCTCATGAACACcattatacataaaaaacaaTTCTTTTAGGTTGTGTTTGAGGTGGTTTTTAAGTTtgagtttcaaaatttttaaaactaacaactattttttagttttagtttcaaaaaattttaaagccatgttttaaaatatgattaatttaaaataaaatcaatttgaaagtttcatattatattaacattagTTTAAGAATGCTTTTGTGTGGGGTTGGTGACaatgatgatggtggtggtgtcAGCAACGACGATATTAGAGATCCTAGTAGTGGTTGCGGTGGCAATGATAGTAAAAGTGGTAGTGGTGGTGTTGGCGGTAGCGATGACGATAGTGGTGGTGGTGACATTGTTGGTGGGGACGACccaatggtggtggtggtggtgatgataGAGGTGGTAGTAGCAATGGTAGTGGTGGTGTTAATGGCGTTGGCAATGTTGGTGACATTGGTGGCGGTGGTAGTAGTAATAATGTCGGTGGTGGCAATGATGGTGGTGGTAGCGGTGGTGGCGGTGACAAGTGATATTGGTGGTGGTGGGAATAACGGTGGTATTGGTGGTGGTGGCGGTGATGATGGTGATGGTAATGATGGTGGGGCCAACTAAGGGTGGTGGCGGTAACATAAGTGGTATTGGCGGTAGCGGTAGTGGCAGTGGTATTAATGACAATGGTAGTGGTGGTAGGTGTTGGTGTCAGTAGCCTGTGGTGGTagtgtggtggtggtggttggaAC contains:
- the LOC102662274 gene encoding uncharacterized protein; its protein translation is MLLCGVGDNDDGGGVSNDDIRDPSSGCGGNDSKSGSGGVGGSDDDSGGGDIVGGDDPMVVVVVMIEVVVAMVVVVLMALAMLVTLVAVVVVIMSVVAMMVVVAVVAVTSDIGGGGNNGGIGGGGGDDGDGNDGGAN